In Helicoverpa armigera isolate CAAS_96S chromosome 20, ASM3070526v1, whole genome shotgun sequence, one DNA window encodes the following:
- the LOC135118298 gene encoding uncharacterized protein LOC135118298, producing MSRPAPGLDRHPDPIEREEVREEARELITGHWAEDLASATFGRRTLDAIGPVLNGSLDRRHGCLSMRLVQVLSGHGCFGSYLYRIGREETPQCHHCEAEVDSTEHTLEVCPSWTEPRRTLVAVVGDDLSLPSVISAMLRSEEAWEAVASFCEDVMSQKESAERVRESDPLAAPHRRRRRGGRRRTQRPSPSALGGDQRATGAGVPPPALQGSPLVLRPS from the coding sequence ATGTCTAGACCGGCACCCGGACTAGACCGGCACCCGGACCCAATAGAACGGGAAGAAGTTCGGGAGGAAGCGAGGGAGTTAATAACTGGCCACTGGGCCGAGGATCTTGCCTCGGCAACGTTTGGTCGCCGAACGTTGGATGCCATTGGGCCTGTCCTGAACGGCTCgctcgatcggcggcatggGTGCCTCTCGATGCGTCTAGTGCAGGTgctgtccgggcatggctgcttcggatcgtacctgtaccggattgggagggaggagacTCCACAGTGCCATCACTGCGAAGCCGAGGTGGATTCGACAGAGCACACACTCGAGGTGTGCCCATCGTGGACTGAACCCCGCCGCACCCTGGTGGCAGTAGTCGGGGATGACCTCTCACTTCCCAGCGTGATTTCTGCCATGCTGCGAAGTGAGGAGGCATGGGAAGCGGTggcctccttctgtgaggacGTCATGTCACAGAAGGAGTCAGCGGAGCGCGTGCGGGAGAGCGACCCtctcgcggcgccgcaccgcagacgaagaaggggtggaagacggcgaacacaacgcccgtccccatccgccctggggggtgatcagcgggcgacaggcgcgggggtGCCACCGCCTGCATTACAAGGATCTCCCCTTGTGCTCCGGCCATCATAG